CGGCGTACAGGTACGGCCGCGGGATCTGCAGGAGCTTCACCCACATGCCCACCAGGGGCAGATTCAGCACGAGCAGGATCACGTTGCCGATGTAGAGGCTCGCCACCAGCGCCCAGACGAGGTCCGCCTGTCCGGCGAACAGCTGCGGCCCGGGCTGCAGGCCGTAGGTCTGGAACGCGGTGAGGATGATCGCCGCCGTCGCCGTCGTCGGCAGGCCCAGCGTCAGCAGCGGCACGAGCACGCCCGCGGCGGCCGCGTTGTTCGCCGACTCCGGGCCCGCGACACCCTCGATGGCCCCGCGGCCGAACTCGTCCTTGCGGCGCGAGAGCTTGCGCTCGGTGGCGTAGGACAGGAAGGTCGCCACGTCGGCCCCGCCGGCCGGGATCGTGCCGATCGGGAATCCGATGGCGGTGCCGCGGAGCCAGGGCTTCCACGAGCGGCGCCAGTCGTCCTTCGTCATCCAGCTGCGCCACCCTCGGGAGACGGGGATCACGTCGATCGCGCCGTGCCGCAGGCGGGCCGCGACGTAGAGCGTCTCGCCGACGGCGAAGAGCCCGACGGCCACGAGCACCACGTCGATGCCGTCCGCCAACGGGAGCAGGCCGAGCGTGTAGCGCTGCTGCCCCGAGAGCCAGTCGGTGCCGACCAGGCCGAGGAACAGACCGACGCCGAGCGACAGCAGGCCCCGCGAGACGGAGGACCCCATGAGCGCGCCGACCGTCACGAAGGCCACGACGATGAGAGCCACGTAGTCGGCCGGCCCGAGGTTCACGGCGAACTGCGCGAGTACCGGGGCGAGCAGCGTCAGGCCGACGGTCGCCAGGGTGCCCGCGACGAACGACCCGAGCGCCGCGGTGGCCAGGGCCGCCGCTCCCCGACCGAGCTTGGCCATCTTGTTGCCCTCGATCGCCGTCACGATCGACGACGACTCCCCCGGTGTGTTCAGGAGGATGCTCGTGGTCGACCCGCCGTACATTCCGCCGTAGTAGATCCCGGCGAAGGTGATCAGGGCGGCGGCCGGTTCCAGCGTGTAGGTGAGCGGCAGGAGCAGGGCGACGGTCATCGCCGGCCCGATGCCCGGAAGGACGCCCACGGCGGTGCCGATCAGCACGCCGAAGAAGGCGAAGACGAGGTATTGGGGCTGCAGCGCGGTCGCGAACCCCTCGAGGAGCAGACTCCAGCTGTCCATCAGAACATCCTTCCCAACCAGCCGAGCGCCGGTCCCCACGGGAGCGACAGCCCGAGCAGACCGCCGAACACGACCTGCACGACCAGCGCGATGATCACGCCGATGAGGAGCGCCATCCACCAGCGCCGCGCACCGAGCGCCCAGGCGACGCCGCCGAACAGCAGGGCCGCGGCGGGTGCCCAGCCGAGCGGTTCGATGAGGAGCAGGTGCGCGACCACCAGCGCCATGATCTTCACGAGCGTCAGCCAGTCGGTCGGGAGGCTCTGATCGACGTCCTCTCCGTCCTCCGGCACACCGCGGTGTCCGCGGAAGATGCTCACGACGACGGCGAGCGACGAACCGAGCAGCAGCACGGAGACGAACAGCGGGAAGACCGTAGGCCCCACCTGGCCGCCTGCGGGCACATGGATGGTGAAGACCCCGGCGAACGCGAACACGCCGAGGGCCACCATGAGCAGGGCGAAGACGAGCTCCCCCCGCGGGAGGGACGCGACGAGGCGTGCGGACCGACGGGCGTCGGTCCGCACCTCCTCGCCGGGTCCGGAAGACCCGGTCGTCATCTCAGCCGACCAGCCCGATGTTCTGCAGCGTCGTGGTGACCTCGGCGATGTTGCCGTCCAGGAACTCGTCGAACTCCGCGCCCGTGAGGAACGCGTCCGCCCACCCCCGCGTCTCCAGCTCGTCCTTCCACGCGTCGGACGCCTCCAGCTCGGTGACGAGGCGCTCGAGCTCCGCGCGCTCGGCGTCGCTGAGCCCGCCCGGAGCGATCACACCGCGCCAGTTGGTGAGCACGACGTCGTATCCGGAGTCGGTGATCGTGTCGACGTCCGGCAGCTGTGTGACCGGCTCCTCCGACGAGACAGCGAGGGCCTTCATGGTCCCGGCCTCGATGTGCTGCAGGAACTCGCCGACACCGGAGATGCCCGCCGAGACCTTGCCGCCGAGGATCAGCGACGTCGCCTCGCCGCCGCCCGAGTTGGGCGTGTAGTTCAGCTTCTCGGCGATCTCCGCGCCGTCGAGCCCTGCCTCCTCGAGCAGCAGCCCGGCGAGGATGTGATCGGCTCCTCCCGCGGAACCGCCGGTGATCGTGACCTCCTGGCCCTTGTCCACGACATCCTCGACGAGGTCTTCCAGAGTGTCGTACTCCGAGTCGGCGGGCACGACCACGACGAGCGGTTCATCCGTGAGCCGGGCGATCGGTGTCATGTCCTCGATGCGCACGGCGGAGGCGTTGGTCTCCACCGCTCCCACCATCACGAGGCCCATGACCATGAGCGTGGCCGGGTCCTTCTCGTTGGCGAGCTGTGCGAGGCCGACCGTGCCGCCCGCGCCGCCGACGTTGGTGACGGGCGCCGAGCCGACGATGTCCTCCTGCGTGAGCAGCTGCGACAGGGCCCGGCCCGTCTGGTCCCACCCTCCGCCCGGGTCGGCGGGGACGACGATGTTCACGTCGGTGATGGCGACCGCCTCATCGCCGCCGTCCGAGCCGGCGGCTCCGCCGTCGGTCGTCGAGCACGAGGTGAGGACGAGGGCGGTCGCGGCGACGGCCGCGGCGAGAGTCCCGATGCGGGCATGATTCATGGCGCTCCTCCTTGAGCGTTCGGATGCAATCCGTCCACTGTCGAGGCGCAGATGCGCACGCTCAACCTTCGGAAACCATTGGTCGCGTTCCGTAACTATTGGTCGCGAACACCTCTGCCGGCGGCTCGCGGCCCGGGAACCCAGCCGGGAGAATGGGACCGTGGCCTCGAAGATGACGCTCCGCGTGCAGCTGCTCGCGCTGCAGGCGCTGATCGTGTTCCTGGTGACCCTCGGCACCGGCATCGCCGCCGGAGCGTTCCAGGAGAACGCGCTCCGCGAGGCCTACAAGGACCGCATGCAGGCGGTCGCCCAGTCCGTCGCCGCGCTCCCCGTCGTCCTCGACGCCTTCGACGACGAGGATCCGGCCGCCGCCATCCAGCCGGTCGCCGAGGTCATCCGCGAGGCCTCCGACCTCGCCTACGTGGTGGTCGCCAACGACGAGGGCATCCGATACTCGCATCCGAACACCGACCGCATCGGGGAGCGGGTGTCCACCGACCCGTCGATCCCGCTGGGCGGGGAGATCTTCGTGGGCACGCAGACCGGCACGCTCGGGACGTCGTGGCGGGTGAAGGTGCCCATCCGCGACGAGGACGGCGCGGTGATCGGCACGGCCTCGGTCGGCATCCTGGAGTCGGAGCTGAACGAGGAGTTCACCAGCAACCTCGTGGGACTCATCTCCGCCATGCTCGCTGCGGCGGTGCTCGGGGTCTTCGGCGCCGCGTGGGTGACGTCGTTCATCCGTCGCCGCATCTACCGTCTCGAGCCGCACCAGATCGCGGCGCTCGTCAAGAACCAGGAGACGACCCTGCACGGGCTGAGCGAAGGCGTCGTGACGGTGGACGGGGCCGGGCGGATCACCCTGGTCAACGACGCGGCCGCACGATTCCTCGGTCGCGATGCCGCCGACCTCGACGGCGCTGCCGCGGACGAGGTCCTCGGCACCGAGCTCGCCACGGTGCTCCGCGAGGGCGAGGCCGCGGGACGCCCCGTGATCGTCGGCTCGCATGTGCTCGTCGCCCGGAGCACGGCGTCCGGGAACGGCTCCGCCGATGTGGGGGCGACGCTCCTGCTCCGCGACCACACCGAGCTGCACGACGTCGTTCGCCGGGTCGAGGCGGCCGACGCCATCATCGCCTTCCGGGAGCGCTACGGCCTCCCGAAGGGTCTGAGCGCGGAGACGCTGGAGCGGGTCTCAGCGGCCCTCGCGGCTCGGCCCGACGCCTCGGCGACCGAGATCGGCGACGACCTGGCCATCTCCCGCGTCAGTGCCCGCCGCTACCTGGAGCACCTCGCGGCGACCGGACAGGCGGTGCGCTCGCTGGACTACTCCACGAAGGGACGGCCGGGGGCACGCTACCGGATCACCGCCCCTCGATGAACGACGAAGCCCGCCACCCCGGAAGGGGCGGCGGGCTTCGTGGGGAGAGAGGTCCTTACTCGGACTTCTTCTCGACAGCGTCCTCGGCGGCGGCCTCAGCGGCCTCGCCCTCGGCCTGCGACTCGGCGCCGGCCTCGGCAGCCGTGTCGTCGGCAGGGGTCTCGTCCGCGGGAGCCTCGACGGTCTCCTCGGCGGGAGCCTCCTCGGCGGCGGGCTTCTCGTCCTTCGGAGCCGCGGCGGCCTTCTTGGTCGACTTCGCCTTCGGGGTGACGGGCTCGAGGACGAGCTCGATCACGGCCATGGGAGCGTTGTCGCCCTTGCGGTTGCCGACCTTGGTGATGCGCGTGTAGCCACCCTCGCGGTCCGCGACGAGCGGAGCGATCTCGTTGAACAGGACGTGCACGACTTCCTTGTCACCGATGACCGACAGCACGCGACGGCGGGCGTGCAGGTCGCCGCGCTTGGCGAAGGTGATGAGGCGCTCGGCGAGCGGACGCAGGCGCTTGGCCTTCGTCTCGGTCGTCTTGATCGACTTGTGGGTGTACAGCGCAGCGGCGAGGTTGGCAAGCAGCAGGCGCTCGTGGGCGGGGCCGCCTCCGAGGCGGGGACCCTTGGTGGGCTTGGGCATAATCGTCTAACTCCTGGTCAGAAAGGGTCGGGTATCAGAAGGACTCGTCTTCGCTGCCGCCGTAGAAGTGGGCGCCGTCGAAACCGGGCACCGAATCCTTGAGCGACAGACCGAGCGAGATGAGCTTGTCGCGCACCTCGTCGACCGACTTCTGGCCGAAATTGCGGATGTTCATGAGCTGCGTCTCCGACAGGGCGACGAGCTCAGAAACGGTGTTGATGCCCTCACGCTTCAGGCAGTTGTACGAGCGGACCGACAGGTCGAGGTCCTCGATCGGCATCGACAGCTCGCTGGAGTTCACAGCCTCCACCGGCGCCGGGCCGATCTCGATGCCCTCGGCCTCGACGTTCAGCTCGCGGGCGAGACCGAACAGCTCGGTGAGCGTCTTGGCAGCCGAGGCGACGGCGTCGCGCGGGCTGATCGCCGACTTGGTCTCGACGTCGAGGATGAGCTTGTCGAAGTCGGTGCGCTCACCGGCACGGGTGGCGTCGACGCGGTAGCTGACCTTGAGCACGGGCGAGTAGATCGAGTCGATCGGGATCTGACCGGCCTCGGCGTACTCGTTGCGGTTCTGCGTCGCGGAGACGTAGCCACGGCCGCGCTCGATGGTGAGCTCGAGCTCGAACTTGGCGGTGTCGTTCAGCGTCGCGATGACGAGCTCGGGGTTGTGCACCTCGACACCGGCCGGAGCCGAGATGTCGGCGGCGGTCACTTCACCGGCACCGGTCTTGCGGAGGTACGCGGTGATGGGCTCGTCGCGCTCGCTGGAGACGACCAGCTGCTTGATGTTGAGGATGATCTCGGTGACATCCTCCTTCACGCCGGGGATCGTGCTGAACTCGTGCAGCACACCGTCGATGCGGACGCTGGTGACAGCGGCACCGGGGATCGACGACAGCAGGCTGCGGCGCAGCGCGTTGCCGATCGTGTAGCCGAAGCCGGGCTCCAGAGGCTCGATGATGAACCGGCTCCGGTTCTCGACGATCTTTTCCTCGGTCAGTGTGGGACGCTGTGCAATAAGCACTCTGTGTTCCTTTCGATCACATGCCCGCTATATGACATGTGGTGGGGTGAGGTCTTGAGTTGTGGAAGTCGATGCCCCACGCGGGGCGCCGAGCCGCTCGACCCGAAGGACGAGCGGCTCGGCACACGCATCAGACGCGGCGGCGCTTCGGCGGACGGCAGCCGTTGTGCGCCTGCGGGGTGACGTCCTGGATCGAACCCACCTCGAGGCCGGCGGCCTGCAGCGAGCGGATCGCGGTCTCGCGGCCGGAGCCCGGACCCTTCACGAGGACGTCGACCTTCTTCACGCCGTGCTCCGCAGCCTGGCGGGCAGCGGACTCCGCTGCCATGCCGGCGGCGTACGGGGTCGACTTGCGGGAGCCCTTGAAGCCCACGCCACCCGACGAGGCCCAGGCGATGACGGCGCCGGACGGGTCGGTGATCGAAACGATGGTGTTGTTGAACGTCGACTTGATGTGGGCCTGGCCCAGCGCGATGTTCTTCTTTTCCTTGCGGCGCGGCTTGCGCGCGGCGGCCTTGGGTGCAGCCATGAAAGTGTTCTCCTAGTCCCTGGCCGCTGCTTAGCGGGCCTTCTTCTTGCCGGCGACGGTGCGCTTCGGGCCCTTGCGGGTACGGGCGTTGGTCTTG
This genomic stretch from Microbacterium sp. Nx66 harbors:
- a CDS encoding tripartite tricarboxylate transporter permease — protein: MDSWSLLLEGFATALQPQYLVFAFFGVLIGTAVGVLPGIGPAMTVALLLPLTYTLEPAAALITFAGIYYGGMYGGSTTSILLNTPGESSSIVTAIEGNKMAKLGRGAAALATAALGSFVAGTLATVGLTLLAPVLAQFAVNLGPADYVALIVVAFVTVGALMGSSVSRGLLSLGVGLFLGLVGTDWLSGQQRYTLGLLPLADGIDVVLVAVGLFAVGETLYVAARLRHGAIDVIPVSRGWRSWMTKDDWRRSWKPWLRGTAIGFPIGTIPAGGADVATFLSYATERKLSRRKDEFGRGAIEGVAGPESANNAAAAGVLVPLLTLGLPTTATAAIILTAFQTYGLQPGPQLFAGQADLVWALVASLYIGNVILLVLNLPLVGMWVKLLQIPRPYLYAGILLFAAFGAYALNFAVVDILILLIIGVLGYFLRRYGFPVAPLVVGMILGPMGEEQLRRALQLSQGDLTTLIAQPFSAVAYVILALLIAGGLWLRRRQRRYEQALTESIAVPVTADSEV
- a CDS encoding tripartite tricarboxylate transporter TctB family protein — its product is MTTGSSGPGEEVRTDARRSARLVASLPRGELVFALLMVALGVFAFAGVFTIHVPAGGQVGPTVFPLFVSVLLLGSSLAVVVSIFRGHRGVPEDGEDVDQSLPTDWLTLVKIMALVVAHLLLIEPLGWAPAAALLFGGVAWALGARRWWMALLIGVIIALVVQVVFGGLLGLSLPWGPALGWLGRMF
- a CDS encoding Bug family tripartite tricarboxylate transporter substrate binding protein, encoding MNHARIGTLAAAVAATALVLTSCSTTDGGAAGSDGGDEAVAITDVNIVVPADPGGGWDQTGRALSQLLTQEDIVGSAPVTNVGGAGGTVGLAQLANEKDPATLMVMGLVMVGAVETNASAVRIEDMTPIARLTDEPLVVVVPADSEYDTLEDLVEDVVDKGQEVTITGGSAGGADHILAGLLLEEAGLDGAEIAEKLNYTPNSGGGEATSLILGGKVSAGISGVGEFLQHIEAGTMKALAVSSEEPVTQLPDVDTITDSGYDVVLTNWRGVIAPGGLSDAERAELERLVTELEASDAWKDELETRGWADAFLTGAEFDEFLDGNIAEVTTTLQNIGLVG
- a CDS encoding PAS domain-containing protein is translated as MASKMTLRVQLLALQALIVFLVTLGTGIAAGAFQENALREAYKDRMQAVAQSVAALPVVLDAFDDEDPAAAIQPVAEVIREASDLAYVVVANDEGIRYSHPNTDRIGERVSTDPSIPLGGEIFVGTQTGTLGTSWRVKVPIRDEDGAVIGTASVGILESELNEEFTSNLVGLISAMLAAAVLGVFGAAWVTSFIRRRIYRLEPHQIAALVKNQETTLHGLSEGVVTVDGAGRITLVNDAAARFLGRDAADLDGAAADEVLGTELATVLREGEAAGRPVIVGSHVLVARSTASGNGSADVGATLLLRDHTELHDVVRRVEAADAIIAFRERYGLPKGLSAETLERVSAALAARPDASATEIGDDLAISRVSARRYLEHLAATGQAVRSLDYSTKGRPGARYRITAPR
- the rplQ gene encoding 50S ribosomal protein L17, producing MPKPTKGPRLGGGPAHERLLLANLAAALYTHKSIKTTETKAKRLRPLAERLITFAKRGDLHARRRVLSVIGDKEVVHVLFNEIAPLVADREGGYTRITKVGNRKGDNAPMAVIELVLEPVTPKAKSTKKAAAAPKDEKPAAEEAPAEETVEAPADETPADDTAAEAGAESQAEGEAAEAAAEDAVEKKSE
- a CDS encoding DNA-directed RNA polymerase subunit alpha; its protein translation is MLIAQRPTLTEEKIVENRSRFIIEPLEPGFGYTIGNALRRSLLSSIPGAAVTSVRIDGVLHEFSTIPGVKEDVTEIILNIKQLVVSSERDEPITAYLRKTGAGEVTAADISAPAGVEVHNPELVIATLNDTAKFELELTIERGRGYVSATQNRNEYAEAGQIPIDSIYSPVLKVSYRVDATRAGERTDFDKLILDVETKSAISPRDAVASAAKTLTELFGLARELNVEAEGIEIGPAPVEAVNSSELSMPIEDLDLSVRSYNCLKREGINTVSELVALSETQLMNIRNFGQKSVDEVRDKLISLGLSLKDSVPGFDGAHFYGGSEDESF
- the rpsK gene encoding 30S ribosomal protein S11, which translates into the protein MAAPKAAARKPRRKEKKNIALGQAHIKSTFNNTIVSITDPSGAVIAWASSGGVGFKGSRKSTPYAAGMAAESAARQAAEHGVKKVDVLVKGPGSGRETAIRSLQAAGLEVGSIQDVTPQAHNGCRPPKRRRV